The following nucleotide sequence is from Parasteatoda tepidariorum isolate YZ-2023 unplaced genomic scaffold, CAS_Ptep_4.0 HiC_scaffold_1953, whole genome shotgun sequence.
AATCTCATcatagagtgggaaccctgaatGGTAATATAGTtctataatagtaataaatgcaGGTATGGTAGTGCacttataaatgttaaaaatggtGTACAATGAAATGCAAAAACCATTAAAAGTGAATGCAATGAAGATATTCTTTcaggtgtaatttttttatggaaaaaaaggaGTTTTCTTAAGGTAAGTTCTTATTCAATCATGTATCATTCATTTATGTTGCTAAATCTTTTAGTTCCAAAGATCTCagtaagtatttttgttttctatatacACTCATGTTCATTAAGGATAAGGCCAGTTTTAGCAAATAAAGattcagaaacaaaacaaatgtgACTTATTCATATAGCCCATTTATAAAGCAAaagataaagaacaaaaaagatTGTATATGCATGATACCATCATTCATAAAAACTTCGATTTTTGCTCCTAGCCAggagcaatttataaaaattatctcctTTACCTACTCCATATTACTTGGTTGGTATGATGGTTAATACAGTGCATATCCCCTTTCCGATGAAATACAGTCTGTTCAACGCCTAGACAGGTTGAATATCAAATTGCTCTACTTTGCAAGTAATGTTCTCCAAAGTTCACGTACACATGAAGGAGGTGGCTGATGGGCTGCAATTTTTCGGCCAAATATGTCCTCCATATGCATCATTCGACTCAAGTCAGGTGAGAATGCTGGCTGTTCCATATGGGTGATATTCTTAAATTGAGGCATTGGTATGTATCGCACGATGTTTGCTCGGTGAGAAGGGGCGTTGCCATCTATAAACCTTAATTCTGCTCCCACGGCATACCTAAATAAAAGAACGTGTTGTTTTAGAATGATGAGCCGATAAATTTGGCCTGCCATGTTTCCGATTTGAGCATGCGGATCCTTTCTGGAGCCCAGTATATTTTTTACCCCAACCGAGCATTCCTACACCACCGTAACGGTGTTTAATGATGCTGTTTCGGTGGTAACGGATACCTAGCGTTCTCCATATTAAAATCCGACGTGAATCAGACAGCAAGCTAAACCTGGATTTACCGGAAAACATCACACAAGCACTATGATAATGTTTATATTCTCTACTCCTGTCTAATTATTGATAACAGTGGGTTGTCttaagtaaaatacatttttaactggCCTGCGAGCATACGGACAAATATTTCCCGAACGTCTTCCTAAGTTtcgattttattatatttaaaaaaagagaggaaataataataaatatcacaaTGGAAAAAGTTGATCAGATAGCACCCATATCTTTATTGAACAAGATATTTGATcggttaaaagaaaaagagctTGTATTTGTAATTACCAGCAGGTGACCGAGCTCCGCTCGGAGAAAACAGATATCGAAGCTAACtcgaagatttaaattttcaattgtgatttatcaaaacaatacatGCCATAAGAAAATTTGTGAAACCATTGGTGAAAAGATAACCGGTTAAAGTGCACCATTGTAAACTATCTAAACAAAGTTTGGAAAGGGAACTATTCTATACAAAGGTAAAGTTTGAAAagtcataggaaataaaatgtaattgataacaaaaaattatacaattaaagaaaTGGTACAAAGTGAGCAGTGTAAAGATTGAAGTGTGTtgaagttcaatatttttgacaaatttatttagaaaaaccaaacatatatacatacataagaaacatattataaaCCTATAACAGcataaacataataaacattaatcATCGATTGCGAAGTCTTCCATGTTGTCCAGGTAGTTTCTTGTCGGAGAGGCAGGTGCGGCTGGTGAGTTTCTCTTGTTCAGGACTTCCTTCCATACGACGTTTCGGGTGTGGGTTGGATTCTCAGGAGGCAGCAGGACCTTCAACGCACTTTGACGCTTGACTCTTGAAAACGCGACGTAGAGCATTCCGTGCACGAAGACCGTCGTGAGGAGAAGCACGCCGACGAATTCGAATGTTTGGCCTTGTGACTTGTGTATCGTAATGGCGAATGCTGGAGTAACTGGGAATTGGTGCCGTTGCATAGTTGCGCCAAGCTGTGATTTGCTGGAGTCGAGCGTGATCCTTGGAAGGTGTACTTGTCGGCCTGCGTGTTCACCGGTGATGATCTTAGCCTTGATGATGTTGTTGCAAAGTTCGGTGACAATCAATCGTGTTCCGTTGCACATTCCTTCAGAGACGTCCAAGTTTCGGAGAAGCATGATGATGGCGTTCTTCTTGAGCTTCAGATTGTGTGGAGGCAAGTCGGCGATGTTGATCGAGTTCAGGAATTCAGGCGCGAATTGAATTCCCCCTTCATGTTGATCCTTTACCGAGTCGAAACTTGTGTATGTCTTCTCTTCGCCTGGAAGCATAGCGATAATCTGCTCGTTGATCTTGTCCTTATCGTCGTTCAATGGTGCAAGAATAGCGCGATTCTTCATTGCTTCGTAGTTCCCACTTCTGAGGCATGGTCCGAAGATTTCATCGATGAGGTTACCACCAGAGCGAATTTCTTCTGGGACTTCTATTTCGCCGAGTTCATTCACTTCGAGTTCCCCGTCGCCGAGCTTTAGCAGGTATTTCGCGAATTCTTCTTCTTCGGGATCAACGCGCATGTTCTTTTCGAGCGAATAAGTCttgaagtgttttattttattttatgaccgccgttgaacagtcgacccaatgtCTTGAAGTGTTGCCACAGATGGCTTCTCTTGATCAAAGGGTCGAGTATTTCGCTTTTGTTGGCACGTTGTTGAACTGGACAGCACTGTCGGAAGTCGCCACCAAGCACCATGACTTTGCCTCCAAACGGAATGTTGTTGCAAATCGCGCGTAGGAGTTCGCCGATGTTGTGCAAGCCGTATTTTAACATCATCGGAGCTTCGTCCATCAGACACACGTGGGCTCCTTTGAGTGCGTTCGCCTTCGGTGATCCTGGTTTGATGGATGATCTTGAATCGGATGTAAGCGGGACTTTCAAGCCAAAGGTTCGGTGCGTTGTTTGACCACTCGGTAGAAAAATCGCTGCTATCCCGGTGTAAGCCATGCATTTCACTTTCTTAAGCCTTCCGGTAACGATGCGATACAGCGTGCTGTAGACGAATGTCTTCCCGGTTCCTCCTGGTCCATCTATGAAGAAGCATTTCGCAGCAGGAGTCGGGTCTTCAAGTGCTTGGATTATGGTGTCGACGATTTCACGCTGCTTTTCGTTGAGTTGCTGGTACATGCGGTCTCCGATTGCTGTTGATTCGTCGACGTCGATCATATCGTGTTCCAAATCTTGCTCATAGTTGTCGATGTCTTCCATGCCATGTGTCTGCACCCAGTATCGGAAGTTGCAGCCTTCGGTAGCTTCGGTGTTCAGCTTATGCTCGATGATTCGGTAGGCACGCTTTATCGCTTCTTCTATGGAACCACCAGTGCGTCTTGCTTCTCGAATGAAATCTTCCGCGAGTTCCTCTTTGAACAGTTCCCATAATCTCTTCGGGTTTTCTGGCGCACCAAGTATCAGGATTTGAGCGAAGAGTATGCGCATAACACTTGGCATTTTCGATGAAGCAGGTTCGCGGAGTCCTACGTACTGTTGGTCGTCGTATGTGAGGCCTCTGGCTAGACAGGCTTGCTTGTAGGTTGCGTGCTGGACACCGTCGACAATGTAGAGGTCTTTGAAGTTTCTTGGTTCTTTGACGTGGAACAAAAGCGTGAGCAGGAAGAAAAGTTCTGTTTGGGAAACGAAGTTGACTGGATGTACGCGACCAATTCTGCTGCAAGCATTCACGTTCTTCTGCCAAGTGCTCGTCTGGCCAATCCATCGGTAGTGCTCCGGCATTTCATGGTAATAGTGGTAGGTGACTGCCTTTCCGTTCGCTTCGTCTTCTTTCAGCGCGGTGTTATGGTCGATCCCTTCTGTCCAATATCGGCAAGGTCAACTGGCGTTTGGTCCAAGTTAACGCCATCTTGTCCGGGTAGGTAAATGTCAAGTCGAACGACGGTGTGGCGTTTCGCTTGGATCTCGAAATCCTTGAATAGGCGCCAACATGCTTCAACTGGTGAGATATAGCGAGCTTCCACGTACTTCTCCGGCTCGTTGTAGATGATCATCTGCTGGTTTTCGACGGCCTTTATCGTAGCACAATCATGGCCCTTGTAGATGTACTTGTAGAGGTATTTCACCGGTCCGATGCTGCCGACGAATTCGACATTGATGTGGCATTGATACTTCTTGAGCAGGTAGGCGTTGTACGGGACGACGTGGCGGTTGTCTGTGGTGACGCGCTGGCCGTTGCAGTCTTTCCTGTAGATGGCTTGCTCATGCGAGAATTCTGGGTTCATTGGATCCAACAACGGATTGTAGCGTCGGCGATACCTCGGCTTTTCATCGTCCACCAGCGATGTCATGTCTTGATGTTCCATTGGAAATCCCCATCTGCACTGGTCTCTTCCATGTTTGCTGACCATGCACGGAGCGCTTGGGTTCATATCACCACACGGGTTATGGATCATCCATTTCGAGATCAGTTCCTTGAGTTCCGGATCATCTTCTGGAATTTCCGCCGAGATAAAATCGTCAAGTTGGTCAGCGCTGTGAATCTTGTCCGCTGGCGACATAATCACTAATAGGTGCATGTGCGGTAAACCTCGCTTTTGGAACTCGATGGTGAAGACGTACGNNNNNNNNNNNNNNNNNNNNNNNNNNNNNNNNNNNNNNNNNNNNNNNNNNNNNNNNNNNNNNNNNNNNNNNNNNNNNNNNNNNNNNNNNNNNNNNNNNNNNNNNNNNNNNNNNNNNNNNNNNNNNNNNNNNNNNNNNNNNNNNNNNNNNNNNNNNNNNNNNNNNNNNNNNNNNNNNNNNNNNNNNNNNNNNNNNNNNNNNNNNNNNNNNNNNNNNNNNNNNNNNNNNNNNNNNNNNNNNNNNNNNNNNNNNNNNNNNNNNNNNNNNNNNNNNNNNNNNNNNNNNNNNNNNNNNNNNNNNNNNNNNNNNNNNNNNNNNNNNNNNNNNNNNNNNNNNNNNNNNNNNNNNNNNNNNNNNNNNNNNNNNNNNNNNNNNNNNNNNNNNNNNNNNNNNNNNNNNNNNNNNNNNNNNNNNNNNNNNNNNNNNNNNNNNNNNNNNNNNNNNNNNNNNNNNNNNNNNNNNNNNNNNNNNNNNNNNNNNNNNNNNNNNNNNNNNNNNNNNNNNNNNNNNNNNNNNNNNNNNNNNNNNNNNNNNNNNNNNNNNNNNNNNNNNNNNNNNNNNNNNNNNNNNNNNNNNNNNNNNNNNNNNNNNNNNNNNNNNNNNNNNNNNNNNNNNNNNNNNNNNNNNNNNNNNNNNNNNNNNNNNNNNNNNNNNNNNNNNNNNNNNNNNNNNNNNNNNNNNNNNNNNNNNNNNNNNNNNNNNNNNNNNNNNNNNNNNNNNNNNNNNNNNNNNNNNNNNNNNNNNNNNNNNNNNNNNNNNNNNNNNNNNNNNNNNNNNNNNNNNNNNNNNNNNNNNNNNNNNNNNNNNNNNNNNNNNNNNNNNNNNNNNNNNNNNNNNNNNNNNNNNNNNNNNNNNNNNNNNNNNNNNNNNNNNNNNNNNNNNNNNNNNNNNNNNNNNNNNNNNNNNNNNNNNNNNNNNNNNNNNNNNNNNNNNNNNNNNNNNNNNNNNNNNNNNNNNNNNNNNNNNNNNNNNNNNNNNNNNNNNNNNNNNNNNNNNNNNNNNNNNNNNNNNNNNNNNNNNNNNNNNNNNNNNNNNNNNNNNNNNNNNNNNNNNNNNNNNNNNNNNNNNNNNNNNNNNNNNNNNNNNNNNNNNNNNNNNNNNNNNNNNNNNNNNNNNNNNNNNNNNNNNNNNNNNNNNNNNNNNNNNNNNNNNNNNNNNNNNNNNNNNNNNNNNNNNNNNNNNNNNNNNNNNNNNNNNNNNNNNNNNNNNNNNNNNNNNNNNNNNNNNNNNNNNNNNNNNNNNNNNNNNNNNNNNNNNNNNNNNNNNNNNNNNNNNNNNNNNcaattaaattattaattcctttatatattattggtttaagttgtcgaaaattaatatttcaattgtaaggttcgcattagcatacatttataagagtggagaaaagtatcTATAGCCATTATGGCGaactaataaagtttgaaaatatcctATCTGTAACTCCGAACTACTCGACCGTAGCGCTTCAAAACCGGCGCCAATTGATTCCTCGTGGCCAAAAACCCCAGACCCCCAAGTTTACCGGAGTTTATTAATTCTGGGGCGATTTTCGACTTGGCAACCATTCCTCGTATTATAGTATAAGATTTAACCACAGTTATGCAGAAGGCGTAGCGTTtgtgacttcttttttttttttttaaatagtgtaccatggaattagaaatattttaacttttagtttGCAGAGCCATGAAAATGGGTATTATTTAAGggatcaatattaaaaaaaaaaaaaaaaaaatatcgaaattgcCCCGTATTATTTACCcctttttgttttatgataacAATGAAATGGGAAAGGCAATGGTATCCTTATACAGGGTTCCCGTGTgccttgtaaattttaaaaaaatggtagcgaaaattaaacaaatgttgaaaatttaatttttgtgtaacaactactaaaaaatttttttccaaaaaaattgtagttgaaaatttagttagttagaaattttatttaagttagttaattttagtttttagttagttaaaaatattttttattttatatatgcatgaaaatttaaGCTTCTTACCTACTTAATGGCAAAGTGgtatatttaaatgagaaataccTTTAAGCATTAACTGCCACTACTGAATGTTTTCAAGGACAGCGAGAACCCTGTGATGTCTAtggaaaaaactttataaatcaaaattagaaaataagatatatttaaaaactttggaTGGTTTTTTGATTTGGGCccttaaatacaaaatgtttctAATTGACACAATTGTTTTGTACGtaaaacatgaaaatcaaaTGATTGTATACGAAATT
It contains:
- the LOC122273007 gene encoding ATP-dependent DNA helicase PIF1-like: MRVDPEEEEFAKYLLKLGDGELEVNELGEIEVPEEIRSGGNLIDEIFGPCLRSGNYEAMKNRAILAPLNDDKDKINEQIIAMLPGEEKTYTSFDSVKDQHEGGIQFAPEFLNSINIADLPPHNLKLKKNAIIMLLRNLDVSEGMCNGTRLIVTELCNNIIKAKIITGEHAGRQVHLPRITLDSSKSQLGATMQRHQFPVTPAFAITIHKSQGQTFEFVGVLLLTTVFVHGMLYVAFSRVKRQSALKVLLPPENPTHTRNVVWKEVLNKRNSPAAPASPTRNYLDNMEDFAIDD